The following are encoded in a window of Vespula pensylvanica isolate Volc-1 chromosome 2, ASM1446617v1, whole genome shotgun sequence genomic DNA:
- the LOC122627167 gene encoding SURP and G-patch domain-containing protein 1-like isoform X1, whose translation MAYRGVKGSDPFVSKTSRNERFAQMSKQEQIIQQKKLEIQAKLQEQKAKEAVESVKKSNSLGLATTANKATTSKKEDEKSSTSVTVNLFANDGSFLDQFKKIANNKGTGKQTESNQSKVEDKREEKVEERNHDNREKERDRKWNNEKNRDWENKRDRRRNDSRWGRSSDRRHSSSSSPSPTRHRSSLSPDPRSMYNQPPPNGPRPHFNQQQYPPQSNNQTSSIPPLMSQPVMQMTNIPPPNMRGMTTNIPPPNMPRMPPPKNVNNNYSNVDNHSSNPRMQIPPPHIIRPPPPPIQNIPPNTNVPPPNMQVPQNMPMTSIQNLPPSSTSQQHIIPPPQQCNIPPPTNLQPPNIPPPNIPPPNMLPPMSQMPPNMMPITASQTIVVTVPNVPNVPPPNVISSMIMSAPPPVHTVPSTINSVPPPNLNIPPPNVPPPTIIQNAPPPPPPHLIPTSYPIPNQVPITVGPPNVQIPPPVRPPANLQGNEQLVCPIEAEQLARIVADCGDEIEQEVREKNAQDPKLWFLHQKQSAAYLQYRGLVAKFRAGKTDKDTKSSGAEPYCPEEALSDNDETEKNQKHSSQNERPKEENREERKRKRRSRWSEPDNKVPIADINAITTQRTRPGLAQPGVAIPGQIGQPAVIIPPKIQHTKPKNPMLTKISRNDPALIQYARQTFGTLDLSEEQWKKAEDHYKINLLYQNLLRKREEVKRLEAQGKHKYEYDSDEETEGGTWEHKLRSAEMEATQMWAEELTAQAEGKHHIGDFLPPDELKKFMEQYNAVKQGKEPDLSDYKEYKLKEDNIGFQMLQKLGWSEGQGLGSEGSGRIEPVNKATNRLDSAGLGSERPDGVSRDDDEFDAYRKRMMLAYRFRPNPLNNPRRPYY comes from the exons ATGGCGTATCGTGGTGTGAAAGGTTCTGATCCGTTTGTTTCAAAAACTTCACGAAATGAACGTTTCGCACAAATGTCGAAACAAGAACAAATTATTCaacaaaagaaattggaaataCAAGCGAAATTGCAAGAACAAAAAGCGAAGGAAGCTGTCGAAAGTGTCAAAAAATCTAATTCACTTGGCCTAGCTACGACAGCCAACAAAGCTACTACATCCAA GAAGGAGGACGAGAAGTCATCTACATCTGTGACAGTTAATTTGTTTGCCAATGATGGAAGCTTCCTTGATCAGTTCAAAAAGATTGCGAATAATAAAGGAACTGGAAAGCAAACAGAGTCTAACCAATCAAAAGttgaagataaaagagaagaaaaggtagaagaaagaaatcatgataatagagagaaagaacgtgatagaaaatggaataatgaaaaaaacagagattgggaaaacaaaagagatagaagaagaaatgactCAAGATGGGGAAGAAGTTCTGATAGAAGACACAGTTCCTCGTCTAGCCCATCTCCTACCAGGCATAGATCTTCTCTGAGTCCTGATCCAAGATCAATGTACAATCAACCTCCTCCAAATGGACCACGACCACATTTTAATCAACAACAATATCCTCCCCAAAGTAACAATCAAACTTCGTCTATACCTCCTCTCATGTCTCAGCCTGTGATGCAAATGACAAACATTCCTCCACCTAATATGAGAGGCATGACAACAAATATTCCACCTCCTAATATGCCTAGAATGCCGCCACCAAAAAATGTCAACAACAATTATTCCAACGTGGATAACCATTCTAGTAATCCTAGAATGCAGATTCCTCCACCACATATTATAAGGCCTCCACCGCCACCGATACAAAATATTCCACCAAACACTAACGTACCACCACCAAATATGCAAGTTCCACAAAATATGCCAATGACCAGCATACAAAACTTACCACCATCGTCAACTTCGCAACAACATATTATTCCTCCTCCACAGCAATGCAATATACCACCACCTACTAATTTGCAACCTCCCAATATTCCACCACCTAACATCCCGCCACCAAACATGTTGCCACCAATGTCCCAGATGCCTCCAAATATGATGCCAATTACTGCCTCTCAAACAATTGTAGTAACAGTACCTAATGTACCAAATGTACCTCCTCCCAATGTGATATCGTCAATGATAATGTCCGCACCTCCTCCAGTTCATACCGTTCCATCTACTATAAATTCTGTACCACCTCCAAACTTGAATATTCCACCTCCAAATGTCCCACCACCTACAATAATACAAAAtgcaccgccgccgccgccgccacacTTGATTCCAACTTCTTATCCTATACCTAATCAAGTACCAATCACAGTGGGACCACCCAACGTTCAAATTCCACCACCTGTGAGACCACCAGCTAATCTACAAGGCAATGAACAACTAG TTTGTCCCATAGAGGCTGAGCAACTGGCACGCATAGTCGCTGATTGTGGAGATGAAATAGAGCAAGAAGTACGAGAGAAGAATGCCCAGGATCCTAAATTATG GTTTCTGCATCAAAAGCAAAGTGCAGCGTATCTGCAGTACAGGGGATTGGTGGCAAAGTTTCGTGCTGGAAAAACAGATAAAGACACTAAGAGTAGTGGTGCGGAGCCTTATTGTCCAGAAGAAGCTCTTAGTGACAATgatgaaacagaaaagaatcAGAAACATAGTTCTCAAAATG AACGtccgaaagaggaaaatagagaggaacgtaaaaggaaaaggagaagtcGTTGGAGCGAGCCAGATAACAAGGTTCCTATTGCAGATATAAATGCAATTACCACTCAAAGAACACGCCCGGGTCTTGCACAACCTGGAGTAGCCATACCAGGTCAAATTGGCCAACCAGCTGTTATTATACCGCCAAAAATACAGCACACTAAACCAAAGAATCCAATGCTAACAAAGATATCTCGAAATGATCCTGCATTGATACAATATGCAAGACAAACTTTTGGTACATTGGATCTTAGTGAAGAACAATGGAAGAAAGCTGAGGACCATTACAAG ataaatcttttatacCAAAATCTattaagaaaaagggaagaagtgAAACGATTAGAAGCTCAGGGTAAACATAAATACGAGTACGATAGCGACGAAGAAACAGAAGGTGGTACTTGGGAACATAAGTTAAGATCTGCCGAGATGGAAGCTACACAAATGTGGGCGGAAGAATTAACGGCACAAGCTGAAGGGAAACATCATATCGGTGACTTTTTGCCTCCAGacgaattgaaaaaatttatggaaCAATACAATGCCGTTAAACAGGGTAAAGAGCCAGACCTTAGTGATTACAAGGAATACAAGTTAAAGGAGGATAATATTG GATTTCAAATGCTTCAAAAGCTTGGTTGGAGCGAAGGTCAAGGTCTAGGTAGTGAAGGCAGTGGTCGAATCGAACCTGTTAACAA GGCTACTAATAGGCTCGATAGTGCTGGCTTAGGATCCGAAAGACCGGATGGTGTTTCGAGAGACGATGATGAATTTGATgcatatagaaaaagaatgatgcTTGCATATAGATTTAGGCCTAATCCTTTA aacAATCCTAGAAGACCTTACTACTAA
- the LOC122638001 gene encoding uncharacterized protein LOC122638001 has translation MSREISHFPEDEFLEEKRIEKYLRAIAEDKSLSDPNFQVTRAVKAGENFISDVYRALIEGEKNGKIEKIRLIVKCAPNDSRRKFIKVRKMFLQEIRFYKEILPIFNDFLRDYNMSVDNIPFMYSYSKDDKNEILVLEDLKIKNYIMRETKFLDYPHARLALRCLGKFHAYSFAIRAKKPDTFEMFKSIEEPLFYRESSATYNKEMHTRSIKLCDIVAKTLEGEDEHYRKRFNDFVKNMFDTIFEIVQGSVAEPYAVVNHGDAWTNNFLFKYKENERTHEPQDLRFLDFQICRYASPALDISYTLFCSTLYEIRVEHYDDLLRDYYDSFSKCLESLDCNPRELFPYEILLEHIERFGKYAVCMAIHVLHLFTNQNDISESIDVNVYYDKLEKNDFYRETLINTFKEFIDRNII, from the exons ATGTCTCGAGAGATCAGTCATTTTCCAGAAGACGAGTTTTTAGAAGAGAAACGTATCGAAAAATATCTGCGAGCTATCGCCGAAGATAAATCATTGTCCGATCCAAATTTTCAAGTAACACGGGCAGTCAAAGCTGGTGAAAATTTTATCAGTGATGTTTATCGTGCCTTAATAGAAGGtgaaaagaatggaaagatcgaaaagattCGTTTGATCGTAAAATGTGCTCCCAACGActctcgaagaaaattcatcaaagttagaaaaatgtttcttcagGAGATCCGTTTTTACAAGGAAATTTTGCctattttcaacgattttctaCGTGATTATAATATGTCTGTTGATAATATTCCTTTCATGTATAGCTACTCGAAGGATGATAAAAACGAG ATTTTAGTGTTAGaggatttgaaaataaaaaattatattatgagAGAAACAAAGTTTCTCGATTATCCACATGCTCGATTGGCTCTACGTTGTCTCGGAAAATTTCACGCATACAGCTTCGCAATTCGAGCTAAGAAGCCTGATACTTTCGAGATGTTCAAATCGATAGAGGAGCCTTTATTTTATCGTGAAAGTTCTGCTACGTACAATAAAGAAATGCACACTCGTTCAATTAAATTGTGCGATATCGTTGCAAAG aCTCTAGAAGGTGAAGACGAACATtatcgaaaaagatttaatgatTTCGTTAAAAACATGTTTGATACTATATTTGAAATAGTTCAAGGATCTGTTGCTGAGCCTTATGCCGTTGTAAATCATGGTGATGCTtggacaaataattttttatttaaatacaag GAGAACGAAAGAACCCATGAGCCGCAGGATCTTCGCTTCCTCGACTTTCAAATCTGTCGTTACGCATCGCCTGCCTTGGACATATCCTATACGTTATTTTGTTCCACCCTATACGAGATTAGGGTCGAACATTACGACGATCTACTTCGAGATTATTACGATTCCTTCTCTAAATGTCTTGAAAGTTTAGATTGTAATCCTAGAGAACTATTTccttatgaaatattattggaACATATCGAACGTTTCGGTAAATATGCCGTTTGTATGGCTATACATGTTTTACATCTTTTCACAaatcaaaatgatatttctGAGAGTATCGATGTTAACGTTTATTATGACAAATTGGAGAAGAACGATTTTTATAGGGAGACATtgataaatacttttaaagaATTCATAGAtaggaatattatataa
- the LOC122627167 gene encoding SURP and G-patch domain-containing protein 1-like isoform X2, with translation MAYRGVKGSDPFVSKTSRNERFAQMSKQEQIIQQKKLEIQAKLQEQKAKEAVESVKKSNSLGLATTANKATTSKKEDEKSSTSVTVNLFANDGSFLDQFKKIANNKGTGKQTESNQSKVEDKREEKVEERNHDNREKERDRKWNNEKNRDWENKRDRRRNDSRWGRSSDRRHSSSSSPSPTRHRSSLSPDPRSMYNQPPPNGPRPHFNQQQYPPQSNNQTSSIPPLMSQPVMQMTNIPPPNMRGMTTNIPPPNMPRMPPPKNVNNNYSNVDNHSSNPRMQIPPPHIIRPPPPPIQNIPPNTNVPPPNMQVPQNMPMTSIQNLPPSSTSQQHIIPPPQQCNIPPPTNLQPPNIPPPNIPPPNMLPPMSQMPPNMMPITASQTIVVTVPNVPNVPPPNVISSMIMSAPPPVHTVPSTINSVPPPNLNIPPPNVPPPTIIQNAPPPPPPHLIPTSYPIPNQVPITVGPPNVQIPPPVRPPANLQGNEQLEAEQLARIVADCGDEIEQEVREKNAQDPKLWFLHQKQSAAYLQYRGLVAKFRAGKTDKDTKSSGAEPYCPEEALSDNDETEKNQKHSSQNERPKEENREERKRKRRSRWSEPDNKVPIADINAITTQRTRPGLAQPGVAIPGQIGQPAVIIPPKIQHTKPKNPMLTKISRNDPALIQYARQTFGTLDLSEEQWKKAEDHYKINLLYQNLLRKREEVKRLEAQGKHKYEYDSDEETEGGTWEHKLRSAEMEATQMWAEELTAQAEGKHHIGDFLPPDELKKFMEQYNAVKQGKEPDLSDYKEYKLKEDNIGFQMLQKLGWSEGQGLGSEGSGRIEPVNKATNRLDSAGLGSERPDGVSRDDDEFDAYRKRMMLAYRFRPNPLNNPRRPYY, from the exons ATGGCGTATCGTGGTGTGAAAGGTTCTGATCCGTTTGTTTCAAAAACTTCACGAAATGAACGTTTCGCACAAATGTCGAAACAAGAACAAATTATTCaacaaaagaaattggaaataCAAGCGAAATTGCAAGAACAAAAAGCGAAGGAAGCTGTCGAAAGTGTCAAAAAATCTAATTCACTTGGCCTAGCTACGACAGCCAACAAAGCTACTACATCCAA GAAGGAGGACGAGAAGTCATCTACATCTGTGACAGTTAATTTGTTTGCCAATGATGGAAGCTTCCTTGATCAGTTCAAAAAGATTGCGAATAATAAAGGAACTGGAAAGCAAACAGAGTCTAACCAATCAAAAGttgaagataaaagagaagaaaaggtagaagaaagaaatcatgataatagagagaaagaacgtgatagaaaatggaataatgaaaaaaacagagattgggaaaacaaaagagatagaagaagaaatgactCAAGATGGGGAAGAAGTTCTGATAGAAGACACAGTTCCTCGTCTAGCCCATCTCCTACCAGGCATAGATCTTCTCTGAGTCCTGATCCAAGATCAATGTACAATCAACCTCCTCCAAATGGACCACGACCACATTTTAATCAACAACAATATCCTCCCCAAAGTAACAATCAAACTTCGTCTATACCTCCTCTCATGTCTCAGCCTGTGATGCAAATGACAAACATTCCTCCACCTAATATGAGAGGCATGACAACAAATATTCCACCTCCTAATATGCCTAGAATGCCGCCACCAAAAAATGTCAACAACAATTATTCCAACGTGGATAACCATTCTAGTAATCCTAGAATGCAGATTCCTCCACCACATATTATAAGGCCTCCACCGCCACCGATACAAAATATTCCACCAAACACTAACGTACCACCACCAAATATGCAAGTTCCACAAAATATGCCAATGACCAGCATACAAAACTTACCACCATCGTCAACTTCGCAACAACATATTATTCCTCCTCCACAGCAATGCAATATACCACCACCTACTAATTTGCAACCTCCCAATATTCCACCACCTAACATCCCGCCACCAAACATGTTGCCACCAATGTCCCAGATGCCTCCAAATATGATGCCAATTACTGCCTCTCAAACAATTGTAGTAACAGTACCTAATGTACCAAATGTACCTCCTCCCAATGTGATATCGTCAATGATAATGTCCGCACCTCCTCCAGTTCATACCGTTCCATCTACTATAAATTCTGTACCACCTCCAAACTTGAATATTCCACCTCCAAATGTCCCACCACCTACAATAATACAAAAtgcaccgccgccgccgccgccacacTTGATTCCAACTTCTTATCCTATACCTAATCAAGTACCAATCACAGTGGGACCACCCAACGTTCAAATTCCACCACCTGTGAGACCACCAGCTAATCTACAAGGCAATGAACAACTAG AGGCTGAGCAACTGGCACGCATAGTCGCTGATTGTGGAGATGAAATAGAGCAAGAAGTACGAGAGAAGAATGCCCAGGATCCTAAATTATG GTTTCTGCATCAAAAGCAAAGTGCAGCGTATCTGCAGTACAGGGGATTGGTGGCAAAGTTTCGTGCTGGAAAAACAGATAAAGACACTAAGAGTAGTGGTGCGGAGCCTTATTGTCCAGAAGAAGCTCTTAGTGACAATgatgaaacagaaaagaatcAGAAACATAGTTCTCAAAATG AACGtccgaaagaggaaaatagagaggaacgtaaaaggaaaaggagaagtcGTTGGAGCGAGCCAGATAACAAGGTTCCTATTGCAGATATAAATGCAATTACCACTCAAAGAACACGCCCGGGTCTTGCACAACCTGGAGTAGCCATACCAGGTCAAATTGGCCAACCAGCTGTTATTATACCGCCAAAAATACAGCACACTAAACCAAAGAATCCAATGCTAACAAAGATATCTCGAAATGATCCTGCATTGATACAATATGCAAGACAAACTTTTGGTACATTGGATCTTAGTGAAGAACAATGGAAGAAAGCTGAGGACCATTACAAG ataaatcttttatacCAAAATCTattaagaaaaagggaagaagtgAAACGATTAGAAGCTCAGGGTAAACATAAATACGAGTACGATAGCGACGAAGAAACAGAAGGTGGTACTTGGGAACATAAGTTAAGATCTGCCGAGATGGAAGCTACACAAATGTGGGCGGAAGAATTAACGGCACAAGCTGAAGGGAAACATCATATCGGTGACTTTTTGCCTCCAGacgaattgaaaaaatttatggaaCAATACAATGCCGTTAAACAGGGTAAAGAGCCAGACCTTAGTGATTACAAGGAATACAAGTTAAAGGAGGATAATATTG GATTTCAAATGCTTCAAAAGCTTGGTTGGAGCGAAGGTCAAGGTCTAGGTAGTGAAGGCAGTGGTCGAATCGAACCTGTTAACAA GGCTACTAATAGGCTCGATAGTGCTGGCTTAGGATCCGAAAGACCGGATGGTGTTTCGAGAGACGATGATGAATTTGATgcatatagaaaaagaatgatgcTTGCATATAGATTTAGGCCTAATCCTTTA aacAATCCTAGAAGACCTTACTACTAA